The proteins below come from a single Chryseobacterium sp. MA9 genomic window:
- a CDS encoding DUF6122 family protein: MAPSDIALLKTFTHYFLHLVFPVFIALIFYRKNWRKAYFILLATMLVDLDHLFANPIFDPSRGSIGFHFLHSYYAIAVYFLLLFFKGNIRIIGIGLLFHMFTDYQDFNFWPH, translated from the coding sequence ATGGCTCCATCAGACATTGCATTGCTCAAAACCTTTACTCATTATTTTTTGCATCTCGTTTTTCCGGTGTTTATCGCATTGATCTTTTATCGTAAAAACTGGAGGAAGGCTTATTTTATTCTCCTGGCTACCATGCTGGTAGATCTGGATCATCTTTTTGCCAATCCGATTTTTGATCCGTCACGGGGAAGTATAGGTTTTCATTTTTTACATTCATATTATGCCATTGCGGTGTATTTTTTGCTGCTGTTTTTTAAAGGAAATATCAGAATTATAGGAATTGGGCTTCTGTTTCATATGTTTACAGATTATCAGGACTTTAACTTCTGGCCTCATTAA
- a CDS encoding calcium:proton antiporter: MRPKEFLHYTYVFPLLAVGYYFSGLMGSGVLYDILAGVLLIGSVLSAVHHAEVVAHKVGEPFGTIILALCITIIEVALIISLMVAGGDQAITLARDTVFAAVMLILNGILGICILVGGVKYHEQFFARTSATTYLVSIVSILVLTLVLPNFTSSVNGPFYNEAQLIFISIACLVIYGVFLMVQTVRHRSYFIVPDEHPEEHYIPSLTKTLISFAFLVVCLVIVVLMAKGLSDTIEGMVQSLGAPKSLVGVIIAAVVLLPEGVAAIRAARANQIQSSLNLALGSALASIGLTIPAVSVVCIMYDIPLVLGLDKKDIILLSLSVFIVMLSLSRGKTNVLYGTVLLVNLAAYIFTVIVP; encoded by the coding sequence ATGAGACCTAAAGAATTCTTACATTATACCTATGTTTTTCCTCTCCTTGCGGTAGGGTACTACTTTTCCGGACTGATGGGATCGGGAGTTCTTTATGATATTCTTGCAGGTGTTTTACTGATCGGAAGTGTATTGTCAGCAGTACACCATGCCGAAGTAGTGGCTCATAAAGTAGGGGAGCCTTTCGGAACTATTATTCTGGCCCTTTGCATCACCATTATTGAAGTTGCGCTTATCATCTCGCTGATGGTGGCCGGCGGAGATCAGGCGATCACGCTGGCCAGAGATACGGTTTTTGCCGCTGTAATGCTTATTCTTAACGGAATTCTGGGAATATGTATTCTTGTAGGCGGAGTTAAATATCATGAGCAGTTCTTCGCAAGAACCTCAGCAACTACTTATCTGGTAAGTATTGTTTCAATCCTGGTACTTACCCTTGTTCTTCCTAATTTTACTTCAAGTGTCAACGGACCTTTCTATAACGAAGCACAGCTTATTTTTATATCCATCGCATGTCTTGTTATTTACGGAGTTTTCCTAATGGTACAGACTGTGCGCCACAGAAGCTATTTCATTGTTCCTGATGAACATCCGGAAGAGCATTATATTCCTTCTCTCACAAAAACACTGATCAGTTTTGCTTTTCTGGTGGTTTGTCTTGTTATTGTCGTACTTATGGCAAAAGGATTATCCGATACGATAGAAGGGATGGTACAAAGTCTTGGAGCTCCAAAATCCCTTGTTGGAGTGATTATCGCAGCCGTGGTGCTGCTTCCGGAAGGAGTTGCCGCCATCAGAGCAGCAAGAGCCAATCAAATCCAATCCAGTTTGAATCTTGCATTAGGCTCTGCACTGGCAAGTATCGGCTTGACTATTCCAGCGGTTTCCGTGGTATGTATCATGTACGATATTCCATTGGTTCTAGGCTTGGACAAAAAGGACATTATACTGCTTTCTTTATCCGTATTTATTGTAATGCTTTCATTAAGCCGTGGAAAAACAAATGTCCTGTACGGAACTGTTCTATTGGTGAATCTGGCGGCTTATATCTTTACAGTAATTGTCCCTTAA
- a CDS encoding group III truncated hemoglobin yields MKKLESREDIEHLVNSFYTKVIKDETIGFFFNEVAKVDWDKHLPKMYSFWESILFGQMSYKGNPMGVHFPINEIQAMEQKHFDRWLQLWRTTIEENFVGENADMAIYKSENIAKLMAFKMELARRL; encoded by the coding sequence ATGAAAAAACTGGAGTCAAGAGAGGACATTGAACACCTTGTCAACTCATTTTATACAAAGGTGATTAAAGATGAAACTATAGGATTTTTCTTTAATGAAGTTGCTAAAGTAGATTGGGATAAACACCTTCCTAAAATGTATTCTTTCTGGGAATCCATCCTTTTCGGGCAGATGTCTTATAAAGGAAATCCAATGGGTGTTCATTTCCCGATTAATGAGATACAGGCTATGGAACAGAAACATTTTGACCGATGGCTTCAGCTTTGGCGTACTACTATTGAAGAAAACTTTGTAGGAGAAAATGCAGATATGGCGATCTACAAATCCGAAAACATTGCAAAGCTTATGGCTTTCAAGATGGAATTAGCGAGAAGACTTTAG